The following are encoded in a window of Rosa chinensis cultivar Old Blush chromosome 4, RchiOBHm-V2, whole genome shotgun sequence genomic DNA:
- the LOC112200550 gene encoding pentatricopeptide repeat-containing protein At3g06920 encodes MLLRKQGIRHLDGFCSIYNFSKRFSSSPNGPSSGLDGKVDSSDGGVNCDNPRKVEGVRQVVDGVCQVLEGGPWGPALENALSALDEKPQSDLVIGVLRRLKDVGQAINYFRWCEKQTEQAHCPEVYNSLLLVMARSRNFNSLEQVLEEMSIAGISPSNNACVELVVSCVRSQKLGEAFNLLQTMRKFKFRPAFSAYSTLIGALSTIPEPDRMLTLFHQMQELGYEVTVHLFTTLIRVFAKEGRVDAALSLLDEMKSNFCDADIVLYNVCIDCFGKMGKVDMAWKFFHEMRMNGLMPDDVTYTSMIGVLCKAEKLDEAVKVFEEMDANRKVPCVYAYNTMIMGYGSAGKFDEAYSLFERQKRKGCIPSVIAYNCVLTCLGKKGRSEEALRVFNEMKTDAAPNISTYNILINMLCKAGNVEAALRVQDDMREAGLYPNVMTVNIMIDRLCKAQKLDEACSIYEGMDHKVCMPDAVTFCSLIDGLGRRGRVNDAYRLHEKMLDSDQIPNAIAYTSLIRNFFKCGRKEDGHKIYKEMVRRGCSPDLMLLNTYMDCVFKAGETDKGRSLFEEIKAQGFIPDVRSYSILIHGLVKAGFAHETYKLFHAMKEQGCELDTRAYNAVIDGFCKCGKVNKAYQLLEEMKTKGQQPTVVTYGSLIDGLAKIDRLDEAYMLFEEAKSKGVELNVVVYSSLVDGFGKVGRIDEAYLIMEELMQKGLTPNVYTYNSLLDALVKAGEIDEAILCFQSMKDLNCTPNSFTYNILIHGLCRVRKFNKAFVYWQEMKKQGLNPNTVTYCTMISGLAKAGNVRDAAGLFERFKASGGIPDSACYNAMIEGLSSGDKAMEAYALFEETRRKGCSINTKTCVVLLDALHKAECLEQAAIVGAVLRETAKSQHASRSW; translated from the exons ATGCTCCTAAGAAAACAAG gAATACGTCATTTAGACGGATTCTGTAGCATTTACAATTTTTCTAAGAGGTTTTCATCCTCGCCAAATGGGCCTTCttctggacttgatgggaaagttGATTCCTCTGACGGTGGGGTTAATTGTGATAACCCGAGGAAAGTGGAGGGTGTGAGACAAGTGGTGGATGGTGTGTGCCAAGTCCTGGAGGGTGGTCCTTGGGGACCTGCCCTTGAGAATGCTCTATCTGCGCTTGACGAAAAACCTCAGTCCGACTTAGTTATTGGAGTCTTAAGGAGGCTGAAAGATGTCGGTCAAGCAATTAATTATTTTCGGTGGTGTGAGAAACAAACTGAGCAAGCACACTGTCCAGAAGTGTACAATTCACTTCTCCTGGTCATGGCCAGGAGTAGGAATTTTAATAGCTTGGAACAAGTTCTGGAAGAAATGAGTATTGCAGGAATTAGTCCATCAAATAATGCATGTGTTGAGTTAGTTGTGAGCTGTGTCAGGTCACAGAAACTGGGAGAAGCTTTTAATCTACTGCAAACCATGAGGAAGTTCAAATTCCGCCCAGCATTTTCAGCCTATTCAACTCTGATTGGAGCTCTGTCGACAATTCCTGAACCTGATCGAATGCTGACTCTCTTTCATCAAATGCAGGAGCTAGGTTATGAAGTCACCGTGCATTTATTTACAACTCTTATTCGTGTATTTGCCAAGGAAGGTCGAGTTGACGCTGCCCTCTCCTTGTTGGATGAGATGAAGAGCAACTTTTGTGATGCAGATATTGTTCTTTATAATGTGTGTATAGACTGCTTTGGCAAGATGGGTAAGGTGGATATGGCCTGGAAATTCTTTCATGAAATGAGAATGAACGGCTTGATGCCTGATGATGTGACATATACTAGCATGATAGGTGTTCTCTGCAAAGCTGAGAAACTAGACGAAGCAGTTAAGGTGTTTGAGGAGATGGATGCCAACAGGAAAGTACCTTGTGTGTATGCTTATAACACCATGATCATGGGCTATGGTTCTGCTGGAAAGTTCGATGAAGCATACAGCTTATTTGAGAGGCAAAAAAGAAAGGGGTGCATTCCGAGTGTAATTGCATATAATTGTGTTCTCACTTGCCTGGGGAAGAAGGGGAGATCTGAAGAAGCGTTGAGGGTTTTTAATGAGATGAAGACAGATGCAGCACCCAATATTTCAACATATAACATTTTAATAAACATGCTTTGCAAGGCAGGTAATGTTGAGGCTGCTCTGCGGGTTCAGGATGATATGAGAGAAGCTGGCTTATATCCTAATGTGATGACTGTAAACATAATGATTGATCGACTCTGTAAAGCACAGAAACTTGATGAAGCATGTTCTATATATGAAGGAATGGATCATAAAGTTTGCATGCCAGATGCAGTCACATTCTGTTCTCTTATAGATGGCTTGGGAAGACGTGGAAGAGTGAATGATGCCTATAGACTTCATGAAAAAATGCTAGATTCTGATCAGATTCCAAATGCTATAGCATACACATCTCTCATCAGGAACTTCTTCAAGTGTGGCAGGAAGGAGGATGGTCACAAAATATACAAAGAAATGGTGCGCAGGGGTTGCTCTCCTGACCTGATGCTCCTTAATACCTACATGGATTGTGTTTTCAAAGCTGGTGAAACAGACAAAGGTAGGTCTTTGTTTGAGGAGATTAAGGCTCAAGGATTCATCCCTGATGTGAGGAGCTATTCAATCTTAATTCATGGCCTTGTCAAAGCAGGTTTTGCACATGAAACCTATAAATTATTTCATGCAATGAAAGAACAGGGTTGTGAATTGGACACTCGAGCTTACAATGCCGTCATTGATGGATTCTGCAAATGTGGAAAGGTGAATAAAGCATATCAGCTGCTGGAGGAAATGAAAACTAAGGGTCAGCAACCCACTGTTGTAACCTATGGTTCTTTGATTGATGGGCTTGCCAAGATTGATAGACTTGATGAAGCGTACATGCTTTTTGAAGAAGCAAAGTCGAAAGGAGTAGAATTGAATGTAGTTGTTTATAGTAGTCTTGTCGATGGATTTGGGAAGGTGGGGAGAATTGATGAAGCATATCTAATCATGGAAGAGTTGATGCAAAAAGGTTTGACACCTAACGTGTACACGTATAATTCCTTGCTCGATGCACTTGTGAAAGCTGGCGAAATTGATGAAGCCATTTTATGCTTTCAATCCATGAAGGATTTGAACTGTACACCCAACAGTTTTACTTATAATATTCTCATACATGGTCTTTGTCGAGTTAGAAAATTCAACAAGGCTTTTGTATACTggcaagaaatgaagaaacagggATTGAATCCCAACACAGTCACCTACTGTACCATGATCTCTGGACTTGCAAAAGCTGGGAACGTAAGGGATGCTGCTGGGCTTTTTGAAAGGTTTAAGGCTAGTGGTGGTATTCCAGATTCTGCTTGTTATAATGCTATGATAGAAGGTTTAAGCAGTGGAGATAAGGCAATGGAAGCATATGCACTTTTTGAGGAAACTCGGCGGAAAGGCTGTAGTATTAATACCAAGACATGTGTTGTTTTATTGGACGCACTGCACAAGGCTGAATGCCTTGAACAGGCAGCAATAGTGGGTGCTGTACTGAGGGAAACTGCAAAGTCTCAGCATGCATCAAGATCATGGTAA
- the LOC112197576 gene encoding uncharacterized protein LOC112197576, translating into MEANYANNHHHNQATRCFGPQMKMTIQPSQQQQQQQHSDNDRSSGELRALDCNLTSLCDHIQTEGFNSGAFSDVLVLAMGSTYHLHRLILSRSPYFRNMLHGPWKEANAPIVTLHVDDKNINAEAIATALAYLYGHHPKLSDTNAFRVLAAASFLDLQDLCAICTDFIISELWTSNFLAYQVFAEGQDYGIHGERVRNACWGYLCQSGAMELKEVLPRLSSQTLLALLTSDELWIPSEEKRFELALCTFLSKGAQCKQEDYDHGSSSSETGTDAHSDSSKLNGKNLTDSFTNKRLESELGRLTLKDDLEGHNTARNLLIELADCVVDFQTGGSNAKQQVQQVAYPQSNFEPGYNCSMGGPSSFNTFSDIDAIRTSCYAEMPIGVGVSRLGENGGAMEGPSDEGSCYHLNNNSWLGRDQSRQCSSMNSSSSELMPNDWGRCGMPPLSWGGRVVGRRQLKGYGKGELGVGGEEYDAFVNIFEGGSLLYCNMSFEALLNVRKQLEEMGFPCKAVNDGLWLQMLLSQRVQEIGADTCKSCCLTSIACSCRQQFSFSHGGTTGYYMQEHNQSNSSGVYITESAPGEGNGLFRPVRVHVRGPIDGLAGIGRGTTFVPAAAWPPTRFVFSRVPFGMGNRNCQQSLANDDSEARADHTAELSGDGLTALVGLSQGGNNAANAHVEQTERGYEMDMQSRMPGTSMSMPSSSGAPVQMVESSDQALGIEWDNANSSSISLDMKTPLSHFPPFRFGVQFEDVHRLSDGQVKHSSEVFYAGSLWKVSVQAFNDEDPQGRRTLGLFLHRRKAEITDPYRKVQMYVDSREKVTARYQLICPSKREVMVFGSYKQTGTLLPKAPKGWGWRTALLFDELADLLQNGALRVAAVVQLV; encoded by the exons ATGGAAGCTAACTACGCTAacaaccaccaccacaaccaagCGACGCGGTGCTTCGGGCCGCAGATGAAAATGACGATTCAGCCCtcgcagcagcagcagcagcagcagcactcCGACAACGACCGCAGCAGCGGCGAGCTCCGCGCCCTCGACTGCAACCTCACCTCCCTCTGCGACCACATCCAGACCGAAGGCTTCAACTCCGGCGCCTTCTCCGACGTCCTCGTCCTCGCCATGGGCTCCACCTACCACCTCCACCGCCTCATCCTCTCCCGCAGCCCCTACTTCAG GAATATGCTTCATGGACCTTGGAAAGAAGCCAACGCTCCCATTGTGACGTTACATGTAGATGATAAGAATATTAATGCAGAGGCAATTGCAACGGCCTTGGCGTACTTGTATGGCCACCACCCCAAGCTTAGTGATACCAATGCCTTTCGCGTTCTTGCTGCTGCTTCTTTTCTTGATCTTCAG GATTTATGTGCTATATGCACTGACTTCATTATATCGGAACTATGGACTTCAAACTTCTTAGCCTATCAG GTGTTTGCGGAGGGGCAAGATTATGGCATACATGGAGAACGGGTAAGAAATGCTTGCTGGGGCTACCTTTGTCAAAGCGGTGCCATGGAGTTGAAAGAG GTGCTTCCGAGACTTTCTTCTCAAACGTTGCTTGCATTACTCACCTCTGACGAGCTCTGGATACCCAGTGAAGAGAAACG GTTTGAGCTGGCATTGTGCACATTCCTTTCAAAGGGTGCTCAATGCAAACAGGAAGATTATGATCATGGAAGTTCCAGTTCGGAGACAGGGACGGATGCACATTCTGATTCCTCTAAATTAAATGGAAAGAATCTGACTGATAGCTTCACTAATAAAAGGTTGGAGTCTGAATTGGGGCGCTTAACTCTAAAAGATGATTTAGAGGGACATAATACAGCTCGTAACCTTCTGATAGAGCTTGCAGACTGTGTAGTTGACTTCCAAACAGGAGGTTCAAATGCCAAACAGCAAGTGCAGCAAGTTGCTTACCCTCAGTCAAATTTTGAGCCAGGATACAACTGCAGCATGGGAGGTCCTTCATCATTTAATACATTTTCAGACATAGATGCAATTAGAACTTCATGTTATGCGGAAATGCCTATTGGTGTTGGAGTAAGTAGATTGGGGGAAAATGGAGGGGCTATGGAGGGGCCATCTGATGAAGGGTCATGCTACCATTTAAATAACAATAGTTGGCTTGGTAGGGACCAGTCAAGGCAATGCTCGTCAATGAACTCTTCAAGTAGTGAGCTAATGCCAAATGATTGGGGAAGATGTGGCATGCCTCCTCTTTCCTGGGGTGGCAGGGTTGTAGGCAGAAGACAGCTTAAAGGTTATGGTAAAGGAGAACTTGGGGTTGGTGGGGAGGAATATGATGCATTTGTAAATATATTTGAAGGAGGATCTCTTCTATACTGCAACATGTCTTTTGAAGCACTTTTGAATGTAAGAAAGCAACTTGAGGAAATGGGGTTTCCTTGCAAAGCTGTAAATGATGGTCTTTGGCTGCAG ATGCTTTTGAGCCAGAGAGTTCAAGAAATTGGTGCTGATACATGCAAAAGTTGCTGTCTAACAAGCATAGCATGCAGTTGCAGACAGCAATTTTCTTTCTCACATGGAGGTACCACCGGATACTACATGCAAGAGCATAATCAGAGTAACTCTTCTGGAGTATACATCACTGAGTCTGCTCCAGGTGAAGGAAATGGCCTCTTCAGGCCTGTACGTGTGCATGTCAGGGGTCCTATTGATGGGCTTGCTGGTATTGGACGTGGAACCACATTTGTCCCAGCAGCCGCTTGGCCTCCAACTCGGTTCGTCTTTTCTCGTGTGCCATTTGGTATGGGCAACAGAAATTGCCAGCAGTCTCTTGCTAATGATGATTCAGAGGCTAGAGCTGACCACACTGCAGAGCTGTCAGGAGATGGATTGACAGCTTTGGTTGGGCTAAGCCAAGGAGGTAACAATGCAGCTAATGCTCATGTAGAGCAAACAGAGAGGGGCTATGAGATGGATATGCAAAGCCGAATGCCTGGAACTTCCATGTCAATGCCAAGTTCTAGTGGTGCACCTGTGCAGATGGTAGAGTCATCTGACCAAGCACTTGGGATTGAGTGGGATAATGCAAACAGTTCCTCCATATCATTGGATATGAAAACACCTTTAAGTCACTTCCCTCCATTCCGCTTTGG GGTGCAATTTGAGGATGTACACAGACTCAGCGATGGCCAAGTCAAGCACTCTTCAGAAGTCTTTTATGCTGGTTCTTTATGGAAG GTTAGTGTTCAGGCTTTTAATGATGAGGACCCTCAAGGACGCCGAACACTTG GATTATTTCTCCACCGACGTAAAGCTGAGATTACCGACCCGTATAGAAAG GTGCAGATGTATGTCGATTCTCGTGAAAAGGTTACTGCCCGCTACCAG CTAATATGTCCATCAAAGAGGGAAGTCATGGTGTTTGGAAGCTACAAGCAAACAGGCACCCTTTTACCAAAAGCTCCGAAGGGCTGGGGCTGGCGAACAGCTCTGTTATTTGATGAACTTGCAGATCTTCTTCAAAATGGGGCCTTAAGAGTGGCTGCAGTGGTGCAACTTGTATGA
- the LOC112198465 gene encoding ubiquitin-like-specific protease ESD4 isoform X2 produces the protein MGALARNRKRIDECLSSNSPFSPYSHISKRPRLFSSSSSQTTTTRPVFSSNRAVARVSRYPAAQLPLRRIHAPVKPEKFSSSSSCSGRGDQSGDVTVMGNLLRRYANAKNEALATCKSKKREEEEEEVIQLDDDDQNRVSEDSSIEEVVDLGEDEPDVQELETKRVPCEAQATQPSASSVASDFTTLTVNNSCLKVESSEQMRELLALNPEDLPSYKKLIEELDRKTTPKLKQLGFEIQVNESKRALFESLRPKKKPVEAPREPFIPLKEEEKAVVERAFSYANRRKVLVTHENSNIQITGELLQCLKPCAWLNDEVINVYLELLKEREKRDPKKFLKCHFFNTFFYKKLIGGRSGYDYKAVRRWTTQKKLGYSLIDCDKIFVPIHKEIHWCLAVINKRDQKFQYLDSLGGRDTKVMQLLAKYYADEVKEKSGKDVDVSSWEFECVEDLPEQENGFDCGVFMIKYADFYSRGLDLCFHQKHMPYFRLRTAKEVLQLRAD, from the exons ATGGGAGCCTTAGCCAGGAATCGTAAGCGTATAGACGAGTGTCTGAGCTCGAATTCTCCCTTTTCCCCCTATTCTCACATTTCCAAGCGACCCAGAttattctcctcctcttcttctcagaCGACGACGACCCGACCCGTATTCTCTTCTAACCGCGCCGTCGCCAGGGTCTCCCGCTACCCAGCCGCGCAGCTCCCGTTGCGTCGAATTCACGCGCCTGTTAAGCCCGAAAAGTtcagctcctcctcctcctgctccGGCCGAGGGGACCAGTCGGGTGACGTCACCGTCATGGGCAATTTGTTGCGGCGTTACGCCAATGCGAAGAATGAAGCTCTTGCCACGTGTAAGAGTAAGaaaagggaggaggaggaggaggaggtgattCAATTGGATGATGATGATCAGAATCGGGTTTCGGAGGATTCGAGCATCGAGGAGGTGGTGGATTTAGGGGAGGATGAGCCGGATGTGCAGGAATTGGAGACCAAGAGGGTGCCATGTGAAGCTCAGGCCACGCAGCCGTCGGCTTCTTCGGTGGCTTCGGACTTCACCACATTGACAGTGAATAATTCCTGTTTGAAAGTGGAGAGTTCGGAGCAGATGAGGGAGCTGCTGGCCCTGAATCCCGAGGATTTGCCGAGTTACAAGAAGTTGATTGAGGAGTTGGATAGGAAGACTACTCCCAAATTGAAACAATTGGGTTTCGAAATCCAGGTGAATGAGAGTAAGCGGGCCCTGTTTGAGTCTTTGCGGCCAAAGAAGAAACCAGTAGAG GCTCCTCGCGAACCTTTTATCCCGCTCAAAGAAGAGGAGAAGGCTGTGGTTGAGCGAGCATTTTCTTATGCGAATCG GAGGAAGGTCCTTGTAACTCATGAGAACTCAAACATACAAATTACTGGTGAACTTTTGCAGTGCCTTAAACCATGTGCATGGTTGAATGATGAG GTCATAAACGTCTACCTTGAGTTGCTGAAGGAGAGGGAAAAGAGAGATCCAAAGAAGTTTCTGAAATGTCATTTTTTCAACACATTTTTCTACAAAAAG TTAATAGGTGGAAGAAGTGGCTATGATTATAAAGCTGTCAGAagatggactacccaaaaaaagCTGGGATACAGCCTCATTGACTGCGACAAA ATATTCGTCCCAATCCACAAAGAAATACACTGGTGCTTGGCTGTGATTAATAAGAGAGATCAGAAGTTCCAGTATCTTGACTCGCTCGGAGGACGCGATACCAAAGTGATGCAACTATTG GCTAAATACTACGCTGATGAAGTGAAGGAAAAGAGTGGGAAAGACGTTGATGTGAGTTCTTGGGAATTTGAATGTGTCGAAGACCTTCCTGAGCAGGAGAATGG GTTTGATTGTGGCGTATTCATGATCAAGTATGCTGACTTTTACAGTAGGGGATTGGATCTCTGTTTCCACCAG AAACACATGCCATATTTTCGATTGAGGACAGCCAAGGAGGTTCTACAATTGAGAGCTGACTGA
- the LOC112198465 gene encoding ubiquitin-like-specific protease ESD4 isoform X1: MGALARNRKRIDECLSSNSPFSPYSHISKRPRLFSSSSSQTTTTRPVFSSNRAVARVSRYPAAQLPLRRIHAPVKPEKFSSSSSCSGRGDQSGDVTVMGNLLRRYANAKNEALATCKSKKREEEEEEVIQLDDDDQNRVSEDSSIEEVVDLGEDEPDVQELETKRVPCEAQATQPSASSVASDFTTLTVNNSCLKVESSEQMRELLALNPEDLPSYKKLIEELDRKTTPKLKQLGFEIQVNESKRALFESLRPKKKPVEEAPREPFIPLKEEEKAVVERAFSYANRRKVLVTHENSNIQITGELLQCLKPCAWLNDEVINVYLELLKEREKRDPKKFLKCHFFNTFFYKKLIGGRSGYDYKAVRRWTTQKKLGYSLIDCDKIFVPIHKEIHWCLAVINKRDQKFQYLDSLGGRDTKVMQLLAKYYADEVKEKSGKDVDVSSWEFECVEDLPEQENGFDCGVFMIKYADFYSRGLDLCFHQKHMPYFRLRTAKEVLQLRAD; this comes from the exons ATGGGAGCCTTAGCCAGGAATCGTAAGCGTATAGACGAGTGTCTGAGCTCGAATTCTCCCTTTTCCCCCTATTCTCACATTTCCAAGCGACCCAGAttattctcctcctcttcttctcagaCGACGACGACCCGACCCGTATTCTCTTCTAACCGCGCCGTCGCCAGGGTCTCCCGCTACCCAGCCGCGCAGCTCCCGTTGCGTCGAATTCACGCGCCTGTTAAGCCCGAAAAGTtcagctcctcctcctcctgctccGGCCGAGGGGACCAGTCGGGTGACGTCACCGTCATGGGCAATTTGTTGCGGCGTTACGCCAATGCGAAGAATGAAGCTCTTGCCACGTGTAAGAGTAAGaaaagggaggaggaggaggaggaggtgattCAATTGGATGATGATGATCAGAATCGGGTTTCGGAGGATTCGAGCATCGAGGAGGTGGTGGATTTAGGGGAGGATGAGCCGGATGTGCAGGAATTGGAGACCAAGAGGGTGCCATGTGAAGCTCAGGCCACGCAGCCGTCGGCTTCTTCGGTGGCTTCGGACTTCACCACATTGACAGTGAATAATTCCTGTTTGAAAGTGGAGAGTTCGGAGCAGATGAGGGAGCTGCTGGCCCTGAATCCCGAGGATTTGCCGAGTTACAAGAAGTTGATTGAGGAGTTGGATAGGAAGACTACTCCCAAATTGAAACAATTGGGTTTCGAAATCCAGGTGAATGAGAGTAAGCGGGCCCTGTTTGAGTCTTTGCGGCCAAAGAAGAAACCAGTAGAG GAGGCTCCTCGCGAACCTTTTATCCCGCTCAAAGAAGAGGAGAAGGCTGTGGTTGAGCGAGCATTTTCTTATGCGAATCG GAGGAAGGTCCTTGTAACTCATGAGAACTCAAACATACAAATTACTGGTGAACTTTTGCAGTGCCTTAAACCATGTGCATGGTTGAATGATGAG GTCATAAACGTCTACCTTGAGTTGCTGAAGGAGAGGGAAAAGAGAGATCCAAAGAAGTTTCTGAAATGTCATTTTTTCAACACATTTTTCTACAAAAAG TTAATAGGTGGAAGAAGTGGCTATGATTATAAAGCTGTCAGAagatggactacccaaaaaaagCTGGGATACAGCCTCATTGACTGCGACAAA ATATTCGTCCCAATCCACAAAGAAATACACTGGTGCTTGGCTGTGATTAATAAGAGAGATCAGAAGTTCCAGTATCTTGACTCGCTCGGAGGACGCGATACCAAAGTGATGCAACTATTG GCTAAATACTACGCTGATGAAGTGAAGGAAAAGAGTGGGAAAGACGTTGATGTGAGTTCTTGGGAATTTGAATGTGTCGAAGACCTTCCTGAGCAGGAGAATGG GTTTGATTGTGGCGTATTCATGATCAAGTATGCTGACTTTTACAGTAGGGGATTGGATCTCTGTTTCCACCAG AAACACATGCCATATTTTCGATTGAGGACAGCCAAGGAGGTTCTACAATTGAGAGCTGACTGA
- the LOC112197264 gene encoding kinesin-like protein KIN-13A, protein MGGQMQQSNAAAATALYDHPAGNAGPTNDAGDAVMARWLQSAGLQHLASPLASTAIDNRLLPNLLMQGYGAQSAEEKQRLFKLMRNLNFNGESGSEPYTPTAQTSAGAASEGFYSPEFRGDFGAGLLDLHAMDDTELLSEHVMSEPFEPSPFMPGGMKAFEDELNLTSGGQQSVLPDQDASVPLAQNEKESTRENNVAKIKVVVRKRPLNKKELSRKEDDIVTVYDKSYLTVHEPKVKVDLTAYVEKHEFCFDAVLDEHVRNDEVYWATVEPIIPLIFERTKATCFAYGQTGSGKTFTMQPLPIRAAEDLVRLLHQPVYRNQRFKLWLSYFEIYGGKLYDLLSERKKLCMREDGRQQVCIVGLQEFEVSDVQIVKEYIERGNATRSTGSTGANEESSRSHAILQLVVKKHTEVKDSRGRINIDVNEPRSGKVVGKISFIDLAGSERGADTTDNDRQTRIEGAEINKSLLALKECIRALDNDQIHIPFRGSKLTEVLRDSFVGNSRTVMISCISPNAGSCEHTLNTLRYADRVKSLSKGGNSRKDQPVNSLPPTNKDVSSSSSTLASAGVEDIHEQRQEVKITDTGRRTMEKDSFSYVHEQRQEIKPTDTGRRAAEKESISYIPTPDFEKHPANSLSNPITIREEKGMTSSSLDRERFEMNNSYSDSYSQKLSYHSQNSVDVEEKVQKVSPPRRKLIKDEKSEKLGNWLKKGGGSDLSTTSSKQPNTGNSNTSNVGSRQSEPEVPDGNINAILEEEEALIAAHRKEIEDTMEIVREEMKLLAEVDRPGSLIDNYVTQLSFVLSRKAASLVSLQARLARFQHRLKEQEILSRKRVPR, encoded by the exons GCAATGCCGCCGCGGCAACTGCTCTGTATGACCACCCTGCCGGCAATGCGGGACCCACCAACGATGCCGGCGATGCGGTCATGGCCCGGTGGCTCCAGTCCGCCGGCCTCCAGCATCTGGCCTCACCGTTGGCTTCGACGGCCATCGATAACCGGCTCCTTCCTAACCTTCTCATGCAG GGTTATGGAGCGCAATCTGCTgaagagaaacagaggctctTCAAATTAATGCGCAACCTTAATTTCAATGGGGAGTCCGGTTCGGAGCCATACACACCTACTGCCCAAACATCAGCAGGGGCTGCATCGGAGGGTTTTTACTCTCCGGAGTTCAGGGGGGATTTCGGAGCTGGGCTGTTGGATCTTCATGCTATGGATGACACAGAGCTTCTTTCTGAG CATGTAATGTCCGAACCTTTTGAGCCATCACCCTTTATGCCTGGTGGTATGAAAGCATTTGAAGATGAATTGAATTTGACGAGTGGCGGACAGCAAAGTGTGCTACCTGATCAAGATGCATCAGTTCCATTAGCCCAGAATGAAAAGGAGAGCACAAGGGAAAACAATGTGGCTAAAATTAAAGTTGTG GTACGCAAAAGACCTTTAAACAAGAAGGAACTTTCTCGGAAGGAGGATGATATTGTCACTGTGTATGACAAGTCTTATCTGACAGTTCATGAACCTAAAGTGAAG GTAGACTTGACTGCATATGTGGAGAAGCATGAATTTTGTTTTGATGCGGTTCTGGATGAGCATGTTCGCAATGATGAG GTATATTGGGCTACTGTAGAACCAATTATTCCCCTCATTTTTGAGCGAACAAAGGCTACATGTTTTGCTTATGGTCAGACAG GTAGTGGCAAGACATTCACGATGCAACCGTTACCTATCAGAGCTGCAGAAGATCTTGTCAGATTGTTGCACCAGCCAGTTTACCGTAACCAGAGATTCAAATTATGGCTTAGCTATTTTGAGATCTATGGTggaaagctctatgatcttctCAGCGAGAGGAA GAAACTTTGTATGAGAGAAGATGGACGGCAACAAGTTTGCATTGTTGGACTGCAAGAGTTTGAAGTGTCAGATGTACAAATTGTTAAAGAATATATTGAGAGGGGGAATGCTACTAGAAGTACAGGGTCAACTGGTGCTAATGAGGAGTCTTCTAGGTCACATGCTATTTTACAACTTGTGGTAAAAAAGCACACTGAGGTAAAAGATTCCAGGGGGCGGATCAACATAGATGTAAATGAACCCAGAAGTGGGAAGGTTGTGGGAAAGATCTCTTTTATTGATCTTGCTGGTAGTGAAAGAGGTGCTGACACTACTGATAATGACCGACAAACAAG AATTGAGGGAGCAGAAATCAACAAGAGCCTTTTGGCTCTAAAGGAGTGCATTCGTGCTCTGGACAATGACCAGATCCATATACCTTTTCGAGGAAGCAAACTCACAGAAGTGCTCCGTGACTCTTTCGTCGGAAATTCAAGGACAGTAATGATATCTTGTATATCTCCAAATGCAGGGTCATGCGAGCATACACTCAATACTTTGAGATATGCGGATCG GGTCAAAAGTCTTTCAAAAGGTGGCAATTCTCGAAAGGATCAACCTGTAAATTCATTACCTCCAACTAATAAGGATGTTTCATCATCGTCGTCCACTCTGGCTTCTGCTGGTGTAGAGGATATCCATGAGCAACGCCAAGAAGTTAAAATAACTGATACGGGTAGAAGAACTATGGAAAAAGACAGTTTTTCATATGTCCATGAGCAACGCCAAGAAATTAAACCAACTGATACAGGCAGAAGAGCTGCAGAGAAAGAAAGTATCTCATATATCCCTACTCCTGATTTTGAGAAGCATCCTGCAAATTCATTGAGTAATCCCATCACTATTCGAGAAGAAAAAGGGATGACTTCTAGTTCACTAGATAGGGAGAGATTTGAAATGAATAATTCCTATAGTGATTCTTACAGTCAGAAGTTGTCCTATCATTCTCAAAATTCAGTTGATGTAGAAGAAAAAGTGCAAAAGGTATCACCACCTCGCCGGAAATTAATTAAggatgaaaaatcagaaaagttgGGCAACTGGCTGAAGAAAGGAGGTGGTTCTGATCTGTCCACCACCAGCTCTAAGCAGCCTAATACTGGTAATTCTAACACAAGCAATGTTGGATCTAGACAGTCTGAGCCTGAAGTTCCTGATGGGAATATCAATGCAATTCTTGAG GAAGAAGAGGCCCTAATTGCTGCCCACAGAAAAGAAATCGAGGATACAATGGAAATAGTTCGTGAA GAAATGAAACTGCTGGCAGAAGTGGACCGACCAGGGAGCCTCATAGACAACTATGTGACTCAGTTGAGCTTTGTGCTTTCTCGCAAGGCAGCTAGTCTGGTTAGTCTCCAAGCGCGCCTCGCAAGGTTCCAGCATAGActaaaagaacaagaaattcTAAGTCGGAAAAGAGTACCTCGTTAA